One window of Pseudanabaena sp. FACHB-2040 genomic DNA carries:
- a CDS encoding SH3 domain-containing protein translates to MKGFLTGLSKLVLGVVTALLLLSLAGVATARYFMARLAVLPPKPAFENDALPQPPQTQAGEAEAAAAPAEAAPTPDPPPTPELEEGAYEAVVVQPIGLVLREGPGTTFAQLGGIDNNDAVVVLEESPDNQWVKVRVTENGQEGWIKAGNIRKTE, encoded by the coding sequence ATGAAAGGATTTCTCACGGGATTATCTAAGCTGGTGTTAGGGGTTGTGACAGCCCTGCTGCTGCTGTCTTTAGCGGGAGTGGCAACTGCTCGCTACTTCATGGCACGGCTGGCGGTGCTGCCGCCTAAGCCAGCCTTTGAGAACGATGCGCTGCCGCAGCCACCCCAAACTCAAGCAGGCGAAGCCGAAGCCGCGGCGGCCCCGGCAGAGGCAGCGCCTACCCCCGACCCCCCTCCTACTCCTGAGCTGGAGGAGGGAGCCTATGAAGCCGTTGTGGTCCAGCCTATTGGTCTGGTGCTGCGGGAAGGTCCAGGCACCACGTTTGCCCAGTTAGGCGGCATTGACAATAACGACGCCGTTGTGGTGTTGGAGGAAAGCCCGGACAACCAATGGGTTAAAGTCCGAGTTACTGAAAACGGACAGGAAGGCTGGATCAAAGCAGGCAATATTCGTAAGACTGAGTGA
- the sigC gene encoding RNA polymerase sigma factor SigC — protein MVATPHPSSNMEYGQASPDFEKSAVAAGADNFDVGKLAEADPELADFEADAAALLQGRRTTDLVRMYLQEIGRVNLLRRDEEVAEAQHVQRYMQLLEMLEQSAEQEGGILATYSNLLKVRDRLTSHLGYRPSLERWASEGGVPVEELKPTLSQGKRRWAQLAQMPVAELEVMMTEGTRAKEHMIKANLRLVVSVAKKYQNRGLELLDLIQEGTLGLERAVEKFDPTKGYRFSTYAYWWIRQGITRAIATQSRTIRLPVHITEKLNKIKKAQRKLSQENGRTPTVDDIARELDMTGPQVREVLLRVPRSVSLETKVGKERDTELGDLLEADSISPEDMLMRESLRRDLQQLMTDLTSRERDVIQMRFGLGDGNPYSLAEIGRALDLSRERVRQIESKALQKLRQPKRRNRIRDYLEALG, from the coding sequence GATTTTGAGAAGTCTGCCGTAGCGGCAGGAGCCGATAACTTCGATGTCGGCAAACTAGCTGAAGCAGACCCCGAACTTGCTGACTTTGAGGCAGATGCTGCTGCCCTGCTCCAGGGACGTCGCACGACCGACCTTGTGCGGATGTATTTACAGGAAATTGGCCGGGTAAACCTGCTTCGTCGCGACGAGGAGGTAGCCGAGGCCCAGCACGTGCAGCGCTACATGCAGTTGCTGGAAATGCTGGAGCAGTCGGCTGAGCAGGAAGGAGGTATTTTGGCTACCTACAGTAACCTGCTCAAGGTTCGAGATCGCTTGACCTCACACCTAGGTTATCGCCCCTCTCTAGAGCGCTGGGCTAGTGAGGGTGGCGTACCAGTCGAAGAACTGAAGCCAACCCTTTCCCAAGGCAAGCGGCGGTGGGCGCAACTGGCTCAAATGCCCGTTGCTGAGTTGGAAGTCATGATGACAGAGGGCACCCGCGCTAAGGAGCACATGATTAAGGCCAACCTGCGGTTGGTCGTGTCTGTTGCTAAGAAGTATCAAAACCGGGGCCTGGAACTGCTGGATTTGATTCAGGAGGGCACGCTGGGTCTAGAGCGGGCAGTCGAAAAATTTGACCCGACCAAGGGGTATCGCTTTAGCACCTACGCTTATTGGTGGATTCGTCAGGGGATTACGCGGGCGATCGCAACTCAGAGCCGCACTATCCGCCTACCGGTGCACATTACCGAAAAGCTCAACAAAATCAAGAAGGCTCAACGCAAGCTGTCTCAAGAAAATGGCCGCACGCCTACGGTAGACGACATTGCTCGCGAACTGGACATGACCGGGCCACAGGTGCGCGAGGTGCTGCTGCGGGTGCCCCGATCAGTTTCCCTGGAGACCAAGGTGGGCAAAGAGCGTGACACTGAACTCGGCGACCTGCTAGAGGCCGACAGCATCTCTCCTGAAGATATGCTGATGCGCGAGTCTCTGCGACGAGATTTGCAGCAGCTCATGACCGACCTCACCAGCCGCGAACGAGACGTGATTCAGATGCGCTTTGGTCTAGGAGACGGCAACCCCTACTCCCTAGCAGAAATTGGTCGGGCGCTAGATCTTTCCCGAGAGCGGGTGCGCCAGATTGAGTCCAAAGCGCTGCAAAAACTGCGTCAGCCTAAGCGCCGCAACCGCATTCGCGACTATCTGGAAGCCCTGGGTTAA